One window of Nicotiana tomentosiformis chromosome 11, ASM39032v3, whole genome shotgun sequence genomic DNA carries:
- the LOC138901665 gene encoding protein PXR1-like: MAFLKESPCPKPFKGVICLSKCKFRKEALYRKRARNIAVASGEAASSISPRPKGKKPKKKNSSRIEAEVQPPIIEEIQEEPDIVVLDEEETEDDAENSFSSKKKKKKKKKKNKKKKKKKKKKKKKKKKKKKKKKKMRRSSNNSIGGVEGLFRESKLAEIVDYPFRVLVVSTGQKGSAPSAAPTSSPPPAPIPPSVTTD, translated from the exons ATGGCATTTTTAAAAGAATCTCCCTGTCCAAA GCCTTTCAAAGGGGTTATTTgtttatccaaatgcaaattcagaAAAGAGGCCCTTTATCGGAAAAGGGCTCGTAATATAGCTGTTGCTTCCGGTGAAGCTGCATCATCAATCAGTCCCCGACCCAAGGGAAAGAAACCTAAAAAGAAAAACTCCTCGAGGATTGAGGCTGAAGTGCAGCCCCCTATTATAGAGGAAATCCAAGAAGAGCCAGACATTGTGGTCCTTGACGAAGAAGAAACTGAGGATGATGCTGAAAATAGTTTCtcttcaaagaagaagaagaagaagaagaagaagaagaataagaagaagaagaagaagaagaagaagaagaagaagaagaagaagaagaagaagaagaagaagaagaagatgaggagGAGCTCCAATAACTCAATCGGAGGAGTAGAGGGACTCTTTCGAGAGTCTAAATTGGCTGAAATAGTTGATTATCCTTTTCGGGTTCTAGTTGTTTCCACCGGCCAGAAGGGTTCTGCTCCAAGTGCTGCCCCAACTTCTTCtccaccaccagctcctattccGCCTTCGGTCACCACTGATTGA